The Mangrovibacterium diazotrophicum DNA window CCTTGCTATCATTCCCGAATACAGCCGGCACAACTTCCAAATTCGTTGCCTTTTCCTTTTTCACATAAGGAACCTCAACTGTTTCATAAACGGCCGGTACATAAACCAACTTTTTCGAAGCTTCTTTCACCAAAACTCGCTCCTCTACTGTTTTAAACGTTGCCGGATAAGTCACCAACTTTTTGTACTCAGGCGACACAACCACCGTTTCTGTTACATCTTCAAATTCGTCTGGAGTGATACATTTGATGTAGCACTTGCCGGGCTCGGCATCGGGGGGCAACTCCTGCGCAAATGTCTGCACCGCAAACAGACAAGCAGAGGCCATTAATAAATAAACCTTTTTCATAGCGTAATAATTAGATTAATACTAAGCTGAACCAGAAGGGTTCACCTGTTATCGAATGCAATTTCCTTATCAAGTTACAAGCATTTACAAATCAAAACATTATGATGATTGTTAAGACATTATTAACACTCATTTGATTTGATTAACATTTAGATAACATTGACCCTGCTGTAAGAATACCGAAAACAAATGCCGAAATACCTGAAAACTGACTGACGTTCCGGAAAATCCAAAACCGCAGTTAATACAGAAGAAACAAATACGCGTATAAAATTAACATTCAACCTGTTAACAGAAGATGAAATAGTTCTGACTGAAGGAGAAAAAAAAGAGTAAAAAATCGGGTGTTTGCCGCTAACCTAAAGAGATGTGGAAAACCTGTTGTGTGTCGCGGGTAATTTTAAAGCGGTCATCAATGCGGCGCCCAAGAACCCAAACCACTTTTTTACCGCTGTAAAGAATCCAGGCGGACTCTTTTTCGGGGATTGAAAGTTTCACGTCGATGAAGAAGTCGCTCAGTTTTTTCATGCCGCTCATGCCCAGCGGAACAAAGTATTCGCCTTGCTCCCACTTCTTCAAAATCAATGGGAATTGCAGTTTGCCAAAATCAAGATCGGCAACCATCGGATTGGTCGAAAATCGAAATGCCGGACTTTTCGCGATTGTTTCAAATTGCATTGAAACGGGCTCATTCATCGACTTACAATCTTCGTCGATATAATAACGTTGCGCCTTGGGTAAATCCAACTTTGTTATCAGCAATTCTGTCCGATCTTTTACCAGCCGGTGTGTTTTGCTGAAAAAGTTTTTCCCCGTTTCACCATCCAGCGCGCCGGCTATTTCCTGCACCTGTTCTGCATTAAAACCGTATGGATGCAGCAATTCAAACAACAAGCTCTGTTGGGGTTGAAGGGCTTTCAACTGCCCGATATTTAAACGGCAAATCCCCTCGCCTTCCACTTTCAAACCGGTAAAAATTCCGTTGAGCTGCTGCTGGTAAACTGCTGCTGTTTCTTTTAAAATTGAAGCTGTTTTGGCCGCGTTTTTCCGAAAGGCAGGATTGATTGATTCGAAGAGCGGAATAATCTGATGACGAATGATATTGCGCTGATAAATCAGCTCATCGTTACTGGAATCGTGTTTATACGGGAGTTTGCTGCTCTCGGCATAAGCCAGGATTTCCTCGCGCGAAGCAAACAACAATGGCCTAACCACAAAACCGTTTTTAGCCTGAATGCCGCTTAAACCGCGAATTCCGGTACCGCGACTCAGGTTGATGAGCATCGTCTCAATCAGGTCGTCGCGATGATGTGCTGTAACAAGATAATCGAAGTTCAACTGCTGCCGAAGTTCCTCGAACCAATTGTAGCGAAGCTCCCGGGCCGCCATCTCAATCGAAATACCTTCGAGCTGAGCATATTCACGGGTATCAAATTGATTCACGAACAGCTCAATTCCCTGCTCTCCACAATAATCCCGGATGAAAACCTCCTCGCCGTCCGACTCGGCCCCGCGCAACTTGAAGTTGCAATGAGCGACACAAAACTCGTAATTGCATTGCTGAAAAAGCTTCAACAAAACCATCGAGTCGGCACCACCGCTGACTGCCAGAACGAGTTTGTCGGTTTCGGCAAAAAGATTTTCATCCCGGATATATGTTTGGAAAGCCTCGAGCATGTATTATCAGCCTACTACTTTTTCTGCGATTTTTACGATCACTTCAACCGCTTTTACCATCGACGCCACCGGCACATATTCGTAAGGCCCATGGAAATTGTGGCCGCCTGCAAAAATGTTCGGACACGGCAAGCCCATGAACGACAAACGAGAACCATCAGTACCTCCGCGAATTGCACGAATGATTGGCTCCACACCAACTTCTTTCATGGCTTCTTCGGCCAGGTCAACGATGTGTTTTACCGGCTCAACTTTTTCGCGCATGTTGTAGTACTGATCTTCCATTTCCAGCGAAACGGTTCCTTCGCCGTACTCGTCGTTCAGGAAGATGCAGGCCTGCGTGATCATCTCTTTGCGCTTATTGAATAACGTGCGATCGTGATCGCGAATGATGTACATCATTTTGGTTTGCTCCACTTTTCCCTCAAATGAAAGCAAGTGGAAGAAACCTTCGTAGTTTGTCGTGTATTCCGGACGTTGTTCCGACGGCAACATGCTGTCGAGTTTGTGAGCAACGTGAATGGCATTGATCATCTTGTTTTTCGCCGCTCCCGGGTGCACGCTGCGTCCCTGAACGGTGATGACCGCCATTGCGGCATTGAAGTTCTCGTATTCCAGTTCGCCCCGTTCGCCGCCATCCAATGTGTAAGCGAATTCAGCACCAAATTTTTCCACATCGAAGTGGTCGGCACCTTTCCCAATTTCTTCGTCCGGAGTGAAACAAACCCGAATTTTACCGTGCTTGATCTCCGGATGTTGGATCAGGTATTCCATTGCCGACACGATTTCGGTTACACCCGCTTTGTCGTCGGCACCAAGCAGGGTGCTTCCGTCGGTAGTGATGATTTCTTCGCCGATGTAATTTAATAAGTCAGGAAACTGCTCCGGAGACAGCGAAACCTTGTCGTTCAATTTGATGGTGCCTCCATCGTATTTACGAATGATCGGATTCACATTTTCGCCCGAGAAATCGGGGCTTGTATCTACGTGAGCAACAAAACCTACAACCGGTGCTTTTTCGTCAGTCGTAGCAGGCACGGTAGCCATCACGTACCCAAATTCGTCCTTTTCAACATCACTCAGCCCGATCTGTTTCAGTTCTTCAACCAGCTTGTCCATAAAAACTAGCTGACGCGCTGTACTCGGAAAGGTTTTACTTGTTGGATCGGATGTGGTGTACTCTTTCGCGTATCCAATGAAACGCTTAACAATTGTCTCCTTCATATTAAATATCGTCTGAATTAAATTTAAAACCGACCCGCTTGCCGGTTTTCATTTTTGCATGGAAAATTTCTTCCTTCATCTGCTCAACCGAAGCAATTTTTACCTGGTCATAAGGTGGAACCAACAAATCGAACTCAATCGCATATTTGATTGAAGTATCCAAAATCTGCTTGATGTTTTCCTTCGACATGATGTCGTTTTTAAAATCCTTAACCAGTTCGCCCGATTGTCGTTTTCCTTCAACAAAGAAATGACTCTCGCGGTTGATAAAAATCCGGGCAATCAGATAGCCCAGATCCTGCATCCGGTTGTATTTAAATGAATCAGAAAGAAAATTATAGATGTTGATAATACCGCAATATGAATTCAGGGGTTCTTCTTTCACATAGTCCGTCTTCCAAACCGGGTGCTCCCGGTTGAACACAAAAACATTGGAGTGCATACTGAACAGCAACATGTCGGCCGCCAGCCGGAACTCAGCTTCGAAAGGCCCCTTTTCGTGAAAAGTCGGTAATGCTTCATCGATGACTTTGCCCTTTAGTTTGGCCGAATATTCTTCAACCAACTCGCGAAGCGCTTCTTTTAATAAATTAAATGCTTCGAGCGTGTTTTTATAAACTGCTTGCTTGACATTGGACTTAATGACAATGGATTCCAGCTGGTTTGGCTTTTCATCGGGAGCATTCATACGCGGTATTTTTGTTAAAAATAAGAAAAGCAGCCAAAATTGACTGCTTTTATATGAATGTAAAAATCATGTTAGTAAGCAATAGCGAACAGCACGCGCTGGCTCGAAGGCTTTCCGCTGT harbors:
- the tilS gene encoding tRNA lysidine(34) synthetase TilS, with product MLEAFQTYIRDENLFAETDKLVLAVSGGADSMVLLKLFQQCNYEFCVAHCNFKLRGAESDGEEVFIRDYCGEQGIELFVNQFDTREYAQLEGISIEMAARELRYNWFEELRQQLNFDYLVTAHHRDDLIETMLINLSRGTGIRGLSGIQAKNGFVVRPLLFASREEILAYAESSKLPYKHDSSNDELIYQRNIIRHQIIPLFESINPAFRKNAAKTASILKETAAVYQQQLNGIFTGLKVEGEGICRLNIGQLKALQPQQSLLFELLHPYGFNAEQVQEIAGALDGETGKNFFSKTHRLVKDRTELLITKLDLPKAQRYYIDEDCKSMNEPVSMQFETIAKSPAFRFSTNPMVADLDFGKLQFPLILKKWEQGEYFVPLGMSGMKKLSDFFIDVKLSIPEKESAWILYSGKKVVWVLGRRIDDRFKITRDTQQVFHISLG
- the pepT gene encoding peptidase T, with translation MKETIVKRFIGYAKEYTTSDPTSKTFPSTARQLVFMDKLVEELKQIGLSDVEKDEFGYVMATVPATTDEKAPVVGFVAHVDTSPDFSGENVNPIIRKYDGGTIKLNDKVSLSPEQFPDLLNYIGEEIITTDGSTLLGADDKAGVTEIVSAMEYLIQHPEIKHGKIRVCFTPDEEIGKGADHFDVEKFGAEFAYTLDGGERGELEYENFNAAMAVITVQGRSVHPGAAKNKMINAIHVAHKLDSMLPSEQRPEYTTNYEGFFHLLSFEGKVEQTKMMYIIRDHDRTLFNKRKEMITQACIFLNDEYGEGTVSLEMEDQYYNMREKVEPVKHIVDLAEEAMKEVGVEPIIRAIRGGTDGSRLSFMGLPCPNIFAGGHNFHGPYEYVPVASMVKAVEVIVKIAEKVVG